One region of Camelina sativa cultivar DH55 chromosome 6, Cs, whole genome shotgun sequence genomic DNA includes:
- the LOC104791536 gene encoding uncharacterized protein LOC104791536, giving the protein MGKSSSMVVAEKFSLYCTVFAAMMLLMNFFHVVEEGSTEIMQKQQPSMMIAGYPDRRPACDEIYEVKEGETLQTISEKCGDPYIVEGNPHIHDHDDLFPGLLIRITPTF; this is encoded by the coding sequence ATGGGTAAGAGTTCTTCCATGGTAGTAGCAGAGAAGTTCTCTTTGTACTGCACGGTGTTTGCTGCCATGATGCTTCTGATGAACTTCTTCCACGTAGTAGAGGAGGGTTCCACGGAGATCATGCAGAAACAACAGCCGTCCATGATGATCGCCGGATATCCTGATCGACGGCCAGCATGCGATGAGATATATGAGGTGAAAGAAGGAGAGACGTTGCAGACGATAAGTGAGAAGTGTGGAGATCCTTACATCGTTGAAGGGAATCCTCATATACATGACCACGATGATCTTTTCCCGGGTCTTCTCATTAGAATCACTCCTACGTTTTAA